The nucleotide window TTCCCTGGgactcaagaattttttttttttcctacaattaGAAGTCCTTTACTTGAGAGAACTTCAGGCTCTGTTCCTCACAGAAGAGCTACTGTTGGCAGTAGTAATGAGGATCGGCAAAAATCTAACTGGACAGATTGAAGGGTAACCAATGTGCAACCCATCAAAAACAGATCACTAGTAGAGTGTTTTTAGGACTGCCAAGGTATTATAAAATTACTGGTGAACATGTGGCCCCAAGACTGGAATTTGCAATTGCACcagcattttgttttctctttcatcgACCCTTTTTTCCCATAGGAAATTTCTAAAACATCATTTGCGTGGAAAGAACTGTGAACTCCTGCTGGTGGTAACAGAAGAGGTGGAGGCCCATCAGAGTTGGAGGACTGATGTGTAACGCAGTTCTACCCAGCCTTCCCTCATTCAGCCCCCTATGTCCCCCGTGATGTGCTGTGGCCTATACAGTGGGTCTGTCCTTGCCACTTCCCCAAACATCTCATCGGGTTTTTCCCCTCAGATTTGACAGTGCAATAGGACAGATGTGCGGACTGTTAGAAGAACCAACCAGCATTACTCATTCCTGGGAAAGGAAGGTAGGCACTCCATGCACTTAGGGCAAGTGACGGAAGATCCTTGTTttatttaagagaggaaaaagaaaggtgGGTCCTAGCATATTTTCCCCTTTCCTGTGAGGACTTGACAGAGGCTCTGCTGGAGTTCACTGCTGCTCTGACTCACCTGGAGATGCTGCCTCCATTTCCCCTTTCTGGCAATCAGTGGGTCTGAAGACACAGTACATGCAAAGCCCACGTGACTGGCTTGAAGGACCCAGAGCAAAAGGGCCTCTCAGGAAACCATCTCTAGAACCCCAGCAGCGGTACAGCATGCCGTCTCCAATCCTTAATGCCACCCCTTACCCTGTTTTTAAGGGTGGTTTATGGCCATCCTTGGAGTTTTATAATGAAAAGTTCTCTAATATTCCATGCCAGGGGGTTGAGTCCTGCAATATTCTAGCGTGACAGGGTGAGCTAGATACCTAAGAGGACTTGGCCAAAGCCGGGACTGGGGCAGGCCTGGGCGGCCTGTCTGCCTCGCTCCAGCGTTGTCCCTGCCACTTCACTACATTGATTTAGGAGGCTCTGGGGCATAAGACAGGCAAAAGGGCAGTTTTCCCACTTGACCCTCTGgcaaaatcaggaaaaaataagtCTGCCTTCAACACCAAATTCTACTAGTTTGAGTCAGAGTTGGGTGAGGAAAGTATTGTGAAGATAAGCTTCTCAGAGATTAAGAACAGCTCGAATTGGTAGAAGTCCTAGGCTAAGAGTCACTGTAGTGACAAGAAGAGCCCTCAAGTTGGGTGGTTATGTGCATTGTTATAGGACCTGGGTTTGTCATCCTTCTGTAGATTCCTTTACAAATTGACTGAGAATTGACCCGCCCCTACCTCTTTAAATAGTTGTAGGCCACTTTTCTCCCGTAACTTTGGAAAGCAAAAGAGAAGGAGGGGGAGTAAGTATCATACCACACTGTGTGTCACCAGAGTGGTTGTGGTTGCCTCAAGGCAGGTGGGCAGGCAGGGATGGCCTGTCTAGCCCTTACACATCAATGGTCTTGGCAGGTCTGAGAGCTGCCCCACTGGCCAGACTTCTCTCCAGCAGCAAAGCCAGCCTGGGGCTTGCATGTCAAACCTGAGCAAGCTTAAAGGGATGAAGCTGAGGCTTCGTCCCCACTGTGACTGGAGTGCATGTTTACACCAGCACTTTTTCTGCACATGTATCTTCAATCCAACAAGGCCGTTTTTTGTGCTGAGTAACAGGCCACCAAGCGGCTACTGCATTACACCCTCTCAGCAACTGGCCGCAGTCTCTTCTGCACCATTTTCTATACCAGACCTGCTTGGCACCACAGGGGGCTCTTTACCCCTGCACAATGACATTCCAACCACCACCAGCCAGAAGTTACAGCCAACCTTGCTGACTGTCACAAGCAGGACCTTGGGTCCATTGGCACTGTCAGTGATAGTAAGCCATTTCCTGGGAAGAGGAGGAAACTCCTTGCCACCAATCTGCTTGGGCCTGTGCAAATGGCACTTCAAAGGAGTCCCCATGCACTTGGAGTCCATGAGCCAATGGGATATGCAAAGACGCTTAAACATTTCAGGGCTGGCTTCTCTGTTCATATCCAATTCTGGTGCTTAGGAACAGGGACCCATGCTGATGCCCAAGGGCACAAAGCCCCGCTTCCTTGAAGGGAGGAGGCAGGCCTGACCCTGATGCCCAGTAAAGGGCAACCCtaggcttttgtttttcttgcttatATTCCCTTTTTTGTTGGCCTTGTGCTGGGTTTGTTTACAAAAGATGTATTTTGTTTAACcaaatattaaaaatggaaaactgtACATAAATCTCTTCTGCCTGCCTGAATTCTGTAATTAtgtacataaaggaaaaaaagggaaacttTAGTATGATACTGCTTTAGAAGGAATTCACTACCATCATAAGCCATCTTTTGGAAATGTGTTCTGCTTTGGTCAAACCTCTCACCTCAAAAACCAGACAAAATGTTCACCAAGTAGGATTTGGTTCAAAAGCCCAAGATATTTACTAGGCTCAACAATTTGaagaaccttaaccctaatctaagttttttttttttttttttttttttaaccagtacTGACAGGTGACTAGTATTTTTCCCTGGTTAAAAAGTTGAAGATCATGTATCTCAATAGAGGGCCTGGGTGGCCCCAGCACCAAGTACATAGCAGGATTGAGTCCAACTGCTAGATTTGACTTCAGATGTGACATTTCCTCTGCGGCCTAGTACAGTATACTTAATCTTTTCTGTGactatttccttctctgtaaaatgggactgctACTACCTCCTAAATTGTATAGTATGGTTCTGGTAAATAACCCACATAAAAGGCCTAGTACTGTTACTAGTACAATgctaataaaaatttatgttaaatgggggtggggggggggcagcCCGGTGGTGTGGCGGTTGGGTTTGTGTGCTCCGCgtcagcggcccagagttcacgggttcagatcctgggtgcatacctacacactgcttatcaaagccatgctgtggtgatgtcccatgtaaaggagaggaagatgggcatggatgttagcccagggccaatcttcctcagcaaagaggaggactggcaacagctgttagctcagggctactcttcctcgaAAAAAATaacgttaaaaaaaattatgttaaatgGAAAAACTGCAAAGTTCAAAGACAGGTCTACAGCTGGATTCACCATTAGTAGCTCATCtcagcaattattttaaaagaacaaaacaaaaaagttctATTTGCACCCACACTAGAAATCAGTACTACGTCATTCCCTACAAATCCTTTATAACTGTAATGTCCTTGTAGACTGTACAAGTACACAGACCCGATCTTTTGTTAGTGGATCTAAAACTGATTGCCTGAATTCAGGGCAAAGAGTACTATTATGAGGTTCTTTGCcaaaaatgaactttttttcacttttggaaATTTAACTAACTTGGGCCTAACAAGTCAGTCAGTGTTAAATGGTGGTGCTGGCTTAGGTGAGAGAAAGTGTGAGGGCAAGGATGTGTCTTTGCCCTTCTAAAATGGTTAAGTAATTTCGAGGAGCGTATCACAAGCACATGGATGACACTTTCGGGTggaatcatttttaatatttaaatacaaaaagTGAGCActgactttttctttctcttttagacacacacacacaggtctaATAGCCAAAATGTGCAGAGAACATCCTGCTCTGTCCTCCACAGGCCCAGCCCTATGGTCAACGCTGCTGTCAgctcccctcccccctttccaACATACAGAGATTCACAGAGGCTGCTTTTACACTACAGCTGTAACGCATTTTGTATCTCGTATTGTGTACATGGCCCTCCCCGACATCtccattcttaaagacaaaacaaaacagtcaTTAATGGTCAGGGGTACGTCCTTCCCAATAGCATCAGTTCCTCCCCACAATGGGATAGTGAGGAGATCTTGCTGTCAGGAGTATTTTAGTGAAAGGGGTGGGATGCCCAAAGCTGGAGTAACCCTCTGCATTGCTGCACTCTGGTGTCAGAGTGAGGACAGAAGTAGTAAGTCAGGAGAGCAGGGAGGGCACAGTTACAAGTTGGGAGTCTCTCCATGAGACAATGTGGAAAGAATTCTCCCCACCCGGTTTAGATAGATCAATGtgccaaagtttaaaaaaaaattccaaataatcagCAGTTCAAACACTATTGAATTTTCAAACTTCTCCCACCAAGACGGGTCAAATATAGCAGTAACAATCTAGAGCTTTCCAGGAAGTGAAGGTAGAGCCCCTGGGATTCCTCCTGACAGCCCCGTGTTAGGCCCTAGAAGTATCTGGAAAAGAAGAGGAGTGTAAGGCATTGTACGGGCCTAGGGCTCTCATTTTCATCATACCTAACAAGCAGACCAGGCCTACAAAAACAATGCTGAGAGCACAGGCAGGCACCTAAAAGAGCATAGGCCGGATCCCAGTTCCTACCCACACAGTAACTGCTGGTCTACCCAGGTGCTGGAGAAGGAAACAACTTGCGTTTCCACTGGCAAAAGGCCCAGGGTCTGGGCTCACCTGCCGTTGCTGCAGTTGCTGCTGTTGCTCCATTTGCAACTTCTCAGTCTCAAAGACAACAGGAAGAACCAGGATCATGAAGGAGGTGGTCCCAATCCACAAGGCTGCCCTGGAAAACCTGCAGAGGGTGTGCGCCCATGATGGCGAGACACAAAGACAGCTTCACCAAGAAAACCAGGAACCAAACCTCTCAGCTACCACAAGATTTTTGATAGGTGTATTCtacctaacccttgcactaactcCTCCCCGAAACAGGAGGAGCAGTTCTGGTGGCTGTATATCTAGTGGTAGCAGTTTCAACGTGCTCCTGAGTTCTTACAAAGCTACTTACACGTTAATTATCTCACGTAGTGTGAAACGATCCTCACAACGACCCTGCCCAATAAGAATCCCccctttacagaagaggaaattgagagCAAGAAAGGTTAAGGTACTACCAGTCCAAGGTCACTCAATGATCCAGGTGGCAGGCTGGCCTCCAACCCAGGTCTGCTGCCTCCAGAGACCGTGTTCATTCACACCTCAGTCACACCCCAATATCTTTGCCCTCGTCCCTTACCTGTACATTTTTTGAGCCACAAAGAGGGAGAGATCAAAAGTGGCTCCAGCCGCGGACCGAACCCTCTCCGGGAACATCTCCGTCAGACCCCACAGTCTCTCCGACAGAGTCTCATCTAGCTGTGGTGGAGGAGGCGCGGACCTTCGCTGAAGCAGCAGGAACCCGCCCCCTTCGACGCCGGGGCACGCAGAGCCCCCCGGAACGGGGGCACCCCGGGCCCAGCGGGGCCCGCAACCCCGCCTCCCGGGTAAGACGACTCGGCTCCGACCTCTCCAACCCCGCCTCCCGGAAAAGATGCCTCGGCTCCGACCTCTCAGGGCTCCGCGACGCGCCCTCGCCCGATCCCCCAGCACGCGGAGCCCACACCCCCGGGCGGGCCGCTCCCCGCCATACCCTggctccccgccccgccccgcgggGCCCCAGCACCTCCTCGTCGTCGTCCTCTTCCAGCTCCTCCTCAGTCTTCTCGGCATCGCCTTTCGGAAGCAATTCGTCCGGGGACAGGGGAGCCCCAGGGCCGGCGACGGCGGCAGCCATGACGGTAAGGGGACACCGGAAGCGGAAGAGAGGAGGCGAGTGCAGCGCCGACGACGGGCAGAGCCGCCCTTCCGGGAGCCGGAGGctggagggctgggggagggcgaCGCCTGCTGGCCGGTGGTCTTCACTGCCTTCAGCCCTCCGGCGGCGACCGAAACTTCGGCGGACAGAAGAAACACTTGGGAAACTTGTTCAAGTACCGAGTCGAGGTGCGTCCGCGGTAATTCTGTTCAGTGGGCTTAAGGTGGGCCCCACACCTGAATTTTAACAAGTCTGCCACGGATCACACTTAGACAAACACTAATCCAGTTTCATTTCCCTGACAGGTATGTTATTTGGTAGGAGTAAATTAGCGATTTGGAGGTTTGTTGGTCTTTTGGGGAAACGGCAAGTAAACAGTCCCAATGTACCAAAAGAAAGGCAAGAGTTAACACTTAAGTACGAGGCattgtgtgcgcgtgtgtgtcaCAGCAACCTACTGAGGTTGgtactatcatccccattttagaaatgaggaaattgaggcacagtaCAGGGTTGCTGCAAGTATTTCTGGAGGTCAGATTTCTAGAAGCGGGTTTGCTGGCCAAAAAgtatgaacatttaaaattttgctaggTATTAGCTAATTGCCCTCGAAATTATGATATCACATACTTTCACAATAGTAAGTAGAAGGGTCCTTTTCCTCACACCCTCCCCAGCATTAGGTATtatccatattttaattttttgcctaTATGATGGATGAAAATGCTTCTTTTTATAATGTGCCCAAGTTATTAACACAAGGGTAATTTGGTATAAACCTTTAACCAGCTGACCACGGAAATGGAGTCTCTCAGGACTGGACCGTCCCAATCCTTATGGCTGCATGACGCCGCAGCAATGAGACTTGATCCTGTGATTCCATGTGAGGGGGGCAGAGGGGTTTGCACCTCCTCCTGACACAGTCCTCAGTCCCTTTCATCTTTGGACAGGGCAGCTCTGACTACAAAAAGTTTTCATGTCACAGAAGGGTGtttactgtatgactccattgtataaagttcaaaaacaggcaaaactaatctatgttgAGAAAACTAATCTATCTAAtccttggaggaggaggagagggtaaAATTTGGGAAGGAGCAGGAGAATGGCTTCTGGGGTGCAGATaacattctatttcttgacctgggtagTGTTTACGTTGGTATGTTCAATTTGGACAATTGATCAGGCTGTACACTTACGAATTATGCTTTTTGCATgtgttaaaaagttttttttttaaagtaggctAGCTCTACATAAATACATGGGCAGCTTAAGAGCCCAATGCCAATGGCTTTTGATCCTTTTACGGGCTCTTTTAAGAAATGCTGGAAGACCAACACCCTTGAAGGTAGAGAAGGCAATCTTACATGGAAAGAACAGACATCAATGACTCCAAGTGGAAAGTCACAATGTTAATGTGAAGAAGTTTTAGGAAAACTTTAACcaattaattttctttctattcaCAAGAGCaatacatgattttttaaaaaccatgtttAAGGCTAAAAAAGCTCTTTCAATAATTATAAAGTTGTCAAGggataagaaaaaatattgggAATCATGCAGTGCCAAGTATTCAAAGCCTCAGGAGTAGACGAGATGATCTAGAAAaggcagagtgagaagacaggACAAAGCCCGTGGAATCAGACATTTAAAGGTTAGGGGGGTACTTGGTCAAAATgctagacagaaagtagaatggtgctcGCCAGGGgacaggaggaaatggggagttagtgtttaatgggtgcagagtttcagttttacaagacgaAGAGTTatgaagatggatggtggtgatggctgtgcaacattatgaatgtatttaataccactgaactgtatgcttaagaatggttaagatggtaaattttatgttgtgtattttgccag belongs to Diceros bicornis minor isolate mBicDic1 chromosome 25, mDicBic1.mat.cur, whole genome shotgun sequence and includes:
- the TOMM22 gene encoding mitochondrial import receptor subunit TOM22 homolog, which codes for MAAAVAGPGAPLSPDELLPKGDAEKTEEELEEDDDEELDETLSERLWGLTEMFPERVRSAAGATFDLSLFVAQKMYRFSRAALWIGTTSFMILVLPVVFETEKLQMEQQQQLQQRQILLGPNTGLSGGIPGALPSLPGKL